The Ruania alba genome has a window encoding:
- a CDS encoding helix-turn-helix domain-containing protein: protein MADATAPRFLTVAEVAEMARVSRMTVYRMVHSGELPAIRVGKSYRVPQAAVEEMLSGGLEDWGETRSVSGR, encoded by the coding sequence ATGGCTGACGCCACCGCGCCGCGCTTCCTCACCGTTGCCGAGGTAGCCGAGATGGCGCGAGTCTCTCGAATGACCGTCTACCGCATGGTGCACTCGGGCGAGCTCCCTGCAATCCGCGTGGGTAAGTCCTACCGGGTGCCCCAGGCGGCCGTCGAGGAGATGCTCTCCGGCGGTCTCGAGGACTGGGGTGAGACCCGGTCCGTGTCCGGCCGCTGA
- a CDS encoding 30S ribosomal protein bS22: MGSVIKKRRKRMAKKKHRKLLRRTRHQRRNKK, from the coding sequence GTGGGTTCGGTCATCAAGAAGCGTCGTAAGCGGATGGCGAAGAAGAAGCACCGCAAGCTGCTCCGCAGGACGCGTCACCAGCGCCGCAACAAGAAGTAG
- a CDS encoding glutaredoxin family protein yields the protein MDPRVTLYSRPGCHLCDDARRVVRAICARTGDEWSEVNIDDDADLTTQYGELIPVVLVDGRQIGYFRIDPARLQAALG from the coding sequence GTGGACCCCCGCGTGACTCTCTACTCCCGACCCGGATGCCACCTGTGCGACGATGCGCGCCGCGTGGTGCGCGCCATCTGCGCGCGGACGGGAGACGAGTGGTCCGAGGTGAACATCGACGATGATGCCGACCTCACCACGCAGTACGGGGAGCTGATCCCGGTCGTCCTCGTCGACGGCCGGCAGATCGGGTACTTCCGGATCGATCCGGCACGCCTGCAGGCTGCTCTCGGCTGA
- a CDS encoding YceI family protein: protein MSTTVTTVPVGIYAIDTVHSEVGFVVRHSGISKVRGRFTDFGGTFTVAENFADSAAQVTIESGSVHTGNEQRDGHLTSPDFWDSASNPQWTFTSTSVEGDGAEFTLHGDLTINGVTQHAALEVEFNGALATGDGEEKVGFSAQTVISRKDFGLTWNVALEGGGLLVGDKVTISIEVQAAKQA, encoded by the coding sequence GTGAGCACCACCGTGACCACCGTCCCCGTCGGTATCTACGCCATCGACACTGTCCACAGCGAGGTCGGGTTCGTCGTCCGGCATTCCGGCATCTCCAAGGTGCGGGGCCGTTTCACCGACTTCGGTGGAACGTTCACCGTGGCCGAGAACTTCGCCGACTCCGCTGCGCAGGTGACGATCGAGTCCGGCTCGGTGCACACCGGCAACGAGCAGCGTGACGGGCACCTGACCAGCCCCGACTTCTGGGACTCCGCGAGCAACCCGCAGTGGACCTTCACCAGCACGTCCGTGGAGGGCGACGGTGCGGAGTTCACCCTGCACGGCGACCTCACCATCAACGGCGTCACGCAGCATGCGGCGCTCGAGGTGGAGTTCAACGGCGCCCTCGCCACCGGAGACGGTGAGGAGAAGGTCGGCTTCTCCGCTCAGACCGTCATCTCACGCAAGGACTTCGGCCTCACCTGGAACGTCGCCCTCGAGGGCGGCGGCCTCCTGGTCGGTGACAAGGTCACCATCTCGATCGAGGTCCAGGCCGCGAAGCAGGCCTGA
- a CDS encoding MarR family winged helix-turn-helix transcriptional regulator yields MTQPRWLDQEQQRHWRSLLEGCWSLFEALGRDLEEAAELSMNEYEVLVRLSESEDRALRMSALADQVVSSRSRLTHTVRRMESAGLVERRTSCDDGRGVDCVLTDAGYDRLVAAAPAHVESVRRRLVDVLTPEQLTAVGEAFERVTLELEADHQDE; encoded by the coding sequence ATGACACAGCCGCGATGGCTGGACCAGGAGCAGCAGCGCCATTGGCGGTCCCTGCTGGAAGGATGCTGGTCACTCTTCGAGGCGCTCGGTCGTGATCTTGAGGAAGCCGCTGAGCTGTCCATGAACGAGTACGAAGTGCTCGTGCGGCTCAGTGAGTCAGAAGACCGTGCCCTGCGCATGTCCGCGCTCGCCGACCAGGTCGTCTCGTCCCGCTCCCGCCTCACCCATACCGTGCGCCGGATGGAGTCGGCCGGGCTGGTCGAGCGCCGCACCAGCTGTGACGACGGACGCGGGGTGGACTGTGTGCTCACCGATGCCGGGTACGACCGCTTGGTGGCCGCGGCGCCCGCGCACGTGGAGTCCGTGCGCCGACGGCTCGTGGACGTCCTCACCCCCGAACAGCTGACGGCGGTGGGGGAGGCGTTCGAGCGGGTCACCCTCGAGCTCGAGGCCGACCACCAGGACGAGTAG
- a CDS encoding histidine phosphatase family protein yields the protein MAYTTVHLLRHGEVYNPERVLYGRLDGYHLSERGREMAARVASTLHERGADIVSVTASPLLRAQETAAPVAEAFGLKIASDERVIEAGNDFEGSAVAKNPAQLLHPARLVKLLNPWRPSWGEPYVEVIARMTAAVREVRAAAEGHEAVVVSHQLPIWAMRRHLEGRSMVHDPRQRRCTLASLTSLTFDDGTLVALDYEEPCRDLLPDSSTAVLP from the coding sequence ATGGCGTACACCACGGTCCACCTGCTCCGGCACGGCGAGGTCTACAACCCCGAGCGTGTGCTGTACGGCCGTCTCGACGGCTATCACCTCTCCGAGCGGGGACGGGAGATGGCCGCACGGGTCGCGAGCACCCTGCACGAGCGTGGTGCTGACATCGTCTCGGTGACCGCCTCGCCGCTGCTGCGCGCACAGGAGACAGCCGCTCCCGTGGCTGAGGCGTTCGGCCTGAAGATCGCCAGCGACGAGCGGGTGATCGAGGCAGGGAATGACTTCGAGGGCAGCGCCGTGGCCAAGAATCCCGCTCAGCTGCTGCACCCGGCGCGCCTGGTGAAGCTGCTGAACCCGTGGCGCCCCTCCTGGGGTGAGCCATATGTGGAGGTGATCGCCCGCATGACGGCGGCTGTCCGGGAGGTGCGCGCTGCCGCCGAGGGGCATGAAGCCGTCGTGGTCTCTCACCAGCTGCCGATCTGGGCGATGCGCCGCCACCTCGAGGGACGGTCCATGGTGCACGACCCTCGGCAGCGGCGATGCACCCTCGCGTCGCTGACCTCCCTCACCTTCGACGACGGCACGCTCGTGGCGCTGGACTACGAGGAGCCGTGCCGTGACC